CGCGGGCAGAGGTGGTCCTAGCTAGCCAGCCCTCATGGGGTACTTACCCTGTGTCACGGATGTGTAAGCATTCGTATGTATTCACTCACTTAATCCTCTCAACGGCACCCTGAGATAGGTACTGTTATCTCATTTCACTGACATGCAAGCTAAGGCACAGAGACGTTAAAGAATTGCACCTGTTCACATGgtaactcaatcccaggaccccgggatcacgacctgagctgaaggtcagGCAGCCGAGCCACCCAAACGCTCCTGGATACTCACTTTCAAAGAGTACCAACCCCTGCTTTAAAGAGTGCAAAGAAGAAGGCTAGCTATCCTAAAACTtcacaaaaaacaagcaaacaaaaacgcCTCTGTAGATAATCCCTTCCAAAAACTCATCACCTGGGCTCTCCAGAAGTATTTAGATCTTACTAACATCTTTGCGCTCTAATTATTTTTGCTCAAAGCCAGACTCTCAAGTTAACATAGGTAAGCCAAATTCCTTCACAGAGTTTACAGAGTCCTTCAGGATCTTACCTCTGCTTCCCCGTGAGCTCTCCTCAACCCTCCTTTGATCCGTTCAGAATCTGTTCTTTAAAAGCATcacattctggggtgcctgggtggctcagtgggttaagcctctgccttcggctcaggtcatggtctcagggtcctgggatcgagccccacatcgggctttctgctcagcagggagcctgcttccccatctctctctgcctgcctctctgcctacttgtgatctctctctgtcaaataaataaatctttaaaaaaaattcatatcttTACTTACTCAAAGATGGAACCAAGGTACCCCTTAATCTGTTCTTTCCCACCTAAACAATCACGCTTATGTTTAACTCATCACATGATAGGCCCAAAAATCATTCACTAATTTGCAAGCTTTTCTGCATGTGTAGATTCTAATGGACTActattgggtttttaaaaattgatatctGATACTACATTTGTGTTGACTCAAGTAATTTTAGAGGCTCAGTTATTTGAGAAATACTCATTAACTCCTCTGTCCAGAGCACAGGCTTGAGCACTCAGGTAGAGattagggaaggaaggaagactcaGACCCTGCCGCCCAGAACTGTAACTGGGTGAAGAGCCAAAGTTAGCATAGTGAAAGGCAAAGTAAGCACAAATACAGAACGTTAAGATACATTGTCTCATTCTGATGTTTATGCAATCCTGAGAAGTAACCAGAATATAATTGCTACTTAAGGACAAGAAAAACTAGCTCAGAGATGGCATAATTTTATGCACAGATAATGACAGACCCAGAACTTGAGCCCAGGTCTGTCCAGTCCCAAGTCCAGACTGTGCCCTGTTGGACCACTCCACGTCCCACTCTATGCCCAATGAGACCTAGAGAGCAAAGGCTCTCTAGACAAGGCTAAAACACAGTGTGAGTTCATAAGACATCACACAGGAGAAACCTCCTCCTCAAAAAACCCAGAGGCAGGTAACCCATGATGCTTAGGACATGGGGTGAGTTGCATAATTTGATATCTAACTTCCCAACAAATGTGCACCATCTCCATTCAGGCATTTTGATGGAAGAGaatatcatttttcttcccttggtGGAGAAAGCAGAGCAGCCTACTCCAAGAAGtcctccatcttttcttttcttttctttttttttttttagattttacttatttgtcagagagagaaagcatacacaagcaggggtgtcggcagagggagagggagaagcaggctccccactgagcaaggagacccacatgggactcgatccaagaactctgggatcatgacctgagctgaaaacagatccttaactgaccgagccacccaggtatcccaagaaGTTCTCCATCTTAATTCAAAATGACAGTTTAGCAAGACACAGGAGTTTTGTCTTCTCACTCTAATTTTTGCTTTACCTCAAATCAAAAGACATCCAGGGCCACATTAAGAGAAGTAAATCAGTAGCCGGGGCACCATTCATTTGTTTATCCAGCATAAAATTATGTCCTCTGTAAACGGGAATATCAAGTAGCATAAAAAGCCTAggtgatttacattttctttttgattagagGATTGCATCTACTATACTCAAGGAAGGAAAATCTCTCCCATTTAGCTTCTGAAGATGAAAGGGGCCATTAAACATGCCATAttaccagcattttttttttctttttttggttaagaCCAGGAGGTGCTTTACAAATTGAGACTGTCATGAGGAAAAGGGAAGACTTTACTTGGGATCATATGCCCTGATTAGGGACTAGCCCGCATCCCTATGGTGAGACCATATGTTTAACCTTTTGCTGAAGTAGGGCCGTCCTACAGCCAacctgtgttctgttttgtgtgcATCCATGTGACAAACCCACAGAATACAAACTAAGAACTTTTCTGTGAGCCACCGTCTGATCCTAAACATTGGGGTTCGTTCTTCAGTATATACATTGAAATCTACAAAGACAAGATGAGAAGCAAAATACTTTAAAGGAGGATGAACCTGGGTAGGAATTCAGTTAAGATCAATCTTGCTTCCCCTCACAGGTGGGGCAGACGGAGGAAATGGTCATCCAGGCAATAACGGCATTTTCTTCCCAGATAAGCACCCAAATGTATGCATCACTGGCCAAAATGAGAAATCAGGTTTATCTTCGCTAGTTGAAGTGTTCAAGGTGTGCGTCAGTCATAGCTCCCCTTGAACCACAGCGATTCACTGGTGTGTGATTTTCAGCGCTTTTCAGGCATTCATAAATGAACTATCCCCCATTTTTATTCCCTAATTTAATGAGCGaatatttaaaacctttttgCCCTTATGTGTACTCCATAAACCTAATTTGAGCCTCAGTTATGTCTTCGATACGTAGGtagtaaaaggaaaattataggaGAAAGATTCAACTAAGATAATTAAACATAACGtgcaaattcattttaattaaggACTTGacatttcctttctgctttgggCAGCCAACAACCAGTAGAAGACAAATATTCAGACCTCCGATATGACCCGAACTGGAAGAgtaagaaagaggagaggaagttGTTGACTATGGACGCATTGCCAGAGTCTGTAGACAGCTCTTCCGAAAATCTGAATCCGGATCCCCTGTACCCTTCCAAGGAGACGTCGATGGAACTCTCCGGGGAGAAAGGTGAACCCAAGAGTAGCCCCCAGAGTGTTGCCTCCTTACTTGGCAGTGAATTTTTAAGCCCAAACTATGAGCGGGGTGCCCACCGCAGCCAGCCATTTTCAGAGCTGAGCGACAGTGACCTGGTGGAGAAGTCCAGCAACCTCTCTCGTTACTTGAAGAGTTCAAGTTCACATCATGAGGTTTTCCTGCCAGGATCACGTGGCCGTCGGCGAAGGAAGTCCAAACAATATTTCGTGGAGAAAAACAAGCTGACTTTGGGATTACCTACTCCTAAAACGGATTCTTATCTTCAACTTCacaataaaaaaaggggggacaTTCTCCCGGAACAGGTATGTAAGTGCTACTTATTAATCTCCTCCAAGCACTACTGGCCTGGAAGGTGCCTTTGTTTGCAATGGCTGGAGATCATTTCCTTTGAGACGGTGATGTCATTCTAACCATGCGGCTGAGTAAAACAAATGCCCTATCCCTTGCTCCTCTTTGAAGAATCAGGGGAattattccataatttttttcaagatttaatttatttgacagagagagaaagcaagagtgcaagtaggcagagcagcaggcagaaggagagggagaagcagggttcccaccaggctggatcccaggaccctgggatcatgacctgagcagaaggcagatgcttaacagactgagccacccaggtgcccctcattccaCTAATTCTTAAGAGCAAAATCAAAGCCATCAATGGCTTACAGTGCTGTAACTCAATTACTATATCCAAAACATTTCCATTCAGGgaaccatggattttttttttttttttaagattttctttatttgacagagagagagagagacatcacaagtaggcagagaggcaggcagacagagacgggggaggaagcaggcttcctgcagagcagagagcccgatgtggggctcgatcccaggaccctgggatcacgacctgagccgaaggcagaggctttaacccactgagccacccaggcaccctggattttttttttttaattgcatactCCATTAGATAAAATCAGGACTGGAGGTTTGACTCCCTGTGTTGCTTGCCTTTCTTTCTACTACAACCACTGGCTTTCAACTCTATTAAATGTCCCAATGCGTTGGAGGTGACATGACACACTCATGTCAGTAACAGCAACACGCACACAAGTGATTCTCAACTTcgatttttatatacattttgggCAGTGGTAGGACGGCGGCAGTCTATAGCATGTGATGGTTTGGTTTGGGggcttttaagatttatttatttgagagaactcatgcaagagagagagacggaaAACACGAGAGCACGCACGCAGGAGTCGAGggtagggcagaaggagagggagaagcagactccccatgaagcagtgagcccaatgtggggcttgatcccaggaccccaagatcatgatctgagccaaaggcagatgcctaaccaactgagccacccaggcaccccttggtttttctttttaattatccaGATGATTCTACTACCTTTCCAACCACAACTGATAATCACTACACCGTCCTCCGTCCTTTATTCTGTGCAAATGATATAATTAAACTTTAGTCTCTCCATCTATAAAATCAGAACAGTAAGTGCCCTCCCTTTCTCATCTGATCAGTTCAAGAGTGATTTCTATCCTGGATGATGGATTCAAATCTATTGGGAGTCAGTAGCCTTAACTCTATTTGCTGGGCACTCAGATCCTATCAGACCAACTCCTAGTGGACATGTCCATGGACATAAGAAAAGAATGGCTAGATCAGTATATCCACCATCCTTCTTGGGAGGATCAGCTTGAAATTCATTACCTACTGTGAggtcattttcaaatatgaagGAAAGGTTATTACATTACATGGGGATGCCCTTAGACCTATTCCAAAGTCAAACTGGTATTATTTAAAATGCTCTAACCTGTTCTAACCTGTAAGTATTTTTTGATAGAACATGAAAAGGAGGTAGATGAACATTTGTGATTTTCTCTTAATTCAGAAACTCCCTTTATAGTCTTAAAGGATTATAGTAACATCCTTGCCTTTATAACTGATAATAAAACAGAGGAATGGATATAGTATATTCAGCTGAATTCTCAAAACAGTTGGCTGAATGCAAAAGAATTATCAACAATCTGTCCCAATTTTAGATGTTAATGTACctttcataaaatatatgaaattttgaattttgcttggttgctcctttaaaaatataaattctacaGTCCATTATCTGTGAGAAGTATTTATAACCAGTAATTTCTCCCAGACTAgaacaatatttttcatttatttttaaatgtgttctcaAAAGAAGCCAGTCTAGAAGGAGAGACAAATAGGCCAAAAGAAAGTTATAATAGAAGTGAAAATAGCTTTATTATAAACTCTTTAATTGCTGATTTCTTAATTGCTAATTTTTCTTAGTAGTTATAACTTCATTTACAAACAATATTGGGGTGAGCTGACTTACAGTGATCCCATAGCACAATTTCTTGTTAGGGAGTGAGAAAACTTTAAAGCATTTTTAGCTTGCTCAATCTTTAAGCTCATAAATTAGTCTTTGAAGTGGCTGTTGACCTTGTCTACCATTTCTCCAGGTTCAAATGTCCGAGGGCCGATTGCTAATTATATTCAAAACGGTTTCTTCACCATTTTCCAACATACATTTCCTTCCTCTTActcctcttcttttaaaaaggatagaaattgggacgcctgggtggctcagttggttaagcagctgccttcggctcaggtcatgatcccagcgtcctgggatcgagtcccacatcgggctccttgctcagcagggagcctgcttctccctctgcctctgcctgccattctgtctgcctgtgcttgctctctctccctctctctctctgacaaataaataaaatcttttaaaaaataaaataaaataaaaaggatagaaATTAGTTTGACTTAACAGTGATAGGATATGTGTAActgtttttattgaattatagtCAATAGCATTGAACAATATGTTCCTTTAGAGTCATTATTTACATATGACATATGTGCAGGTCTTTCTGTCCCTACAGATTATAGGTTTCCTTATGGGCAAGAACTTGATTgatttgtacctttttttttttttagatttatttatttatttgacagacagagatcacaagtaggcagagaggcaggcagagagagaggaggaagcaggctccccgctgagcagagagcccgatgtggggctcgatcccaggaccccgggatcatgacctgagccaaaggcagaggctttaatccactgagccacccaggcgccccgatttgtacctatttttaatcttcatggTAACTAACCTAACATACTGTAAGGTCTCAGTAAATAGACGGGGAATGAAAAATGGACCTCTTATATCACCTCCAGACTTACTCTCTTCAGTACAAATTTTATGTGAAGGGAAAATGGTATTTTCTAGAGCAGTGGTTTGAAAACCTGGCTGGATATTAGATTCCCCtgagaaactaattttaaaaagtgattcttGGCTTCACGTAGACCAACTGACATCTTTGGGTAAGACGCTGAGCGCCAgtatttttgtttcaaagatcTTCAAGTGATTCTAACGTGTAGCCAGGTTTGAGATGCACTTTTCCAgactagagcagtggttctcatcCTTGGCTTCCTGGTGGAATCAtctggaaaattaaaagaatacgGATTCCTTGGCCTGCTGAAGCCCTgaatttctgatttaattaaTCTGGAGTGCACGGTCAGCATGGGGATTTTTTTCAAAgctccccaagtgattctaatgctTAGCCAAGATTGAGAACCATTGCTTTACATCAGGGATTCTCAAACATTAGTTGAATCAGAATCAACTGGAGGGCTTGTTTAAACAGACTACTGGACCTAACTTAGGggcttctgattcagtaggtacAGGGTGGGACCCAAGAATTTTAATTTCCTACACAGTTCTGGGTGATGCCACTTCTGCTGCTCTGATGtcactgagaaccactgatctcttTTCCCCCTCAAACTTGAAGGCATTTATGAACCACCCAGAATCTTGTTAACATACAGATTTTAAtccagtaggtctggggtgagaCTCAGGCGTGTGGATTTCTAACAAGTGCCCAGGTGATGTCAAGGCTGCTGGTCCATGGGCCGCACATAAAACACATACAGGGTTTTCCAGAAACTGGAAGTCATAGTTGTGTAAGTCAGTAGCCATAGAGCACTGAGGTGTTCAATGGATGGTAGGATTATTCTGCCAATTTGCGAACAGGAGGTAGAATCGGAGGTGGCAGGTTTGGAGGATATGGTTTTAGATTAAGCAGCATCTATCTGGAAAGTTTTCATGTTTGAAAAGCTATTTTCTCCTCTTAACTTCTTTGAAAGAGATGAGCAATGTCTTACAACCAGAAATACTGAGAGAATAAATGACATCTGTCCcaaatgaatgactaaatgtCAGTTACCGTTACACAGTGAAGAAAAGCAGCTTTTTAATACATCATTTTGTCACAAGCATTTAGGCCCAGTTGAATTCCACATGGCCTTAAATTGTGTATTGGCTTTGGGAAGATCTGAAAGTACATCTAAGAAGCTTATGACATCCCCAAAAAAtgtcaacagtttttttttttttttaatagaactcaAAAAGCTGATTAAGTTCAGATGAAAAATTAAAGCAGGGATAATAAAGAAAGCTCCGGACATTAAGAATCATGAGAGAATTTAGCACTACCAGAGAGTGTATTTTAAATCCTCAATAATTAAATACTAGGATGATATTTGATGCATATATAGACAAAAATGGAACAACAGAGTAGAAACtgcagaaacagaacaaaactacATATGAGAATATAGGAGATGATACTATGATTTGATAAGGCAGTATCTCAAATCATTGAGGAAATGGTGCATTGTTCAATAAAACAACTGGGTAGCCATCTGGGAGGAAATGAAGTCAGATCCATAACTCATATCATACAACaagataaattccaaatggaccaaatatttaatttaaaaaaattaaaccacaaaaatactaggggaaaaaaaagcacattcTCCCATAAcctcaaaatggttgaaaatccaaaatctacaaaagattgataaatttgactacataaatacaaaatacttcTATAGGAAAAAGCATGAGAgtcaaaatacaaagaacaaaaatatttctaaatcgTATCACAGATGAAACTCTAATATTGCTAATATATAAACAGCTTCTAGAAATCAAGACTAAAAATcccaatacaaaaataaagaccaAAGGTCAAtagaaaatttacagaaaagttaagtCATATATCtatgaaatacatgaaaagatacccaACCTCAGCCATTAGAAGAGAAATGTAAGTCAATACTACACTGGGATTCTATTTTTCACCTAtaattaaaccaacaaaattCCAAATGTTTGATGAAGCTGTAGGCAAAAAAGTACAACATCAGGGTGGTAAGATAAAAAATTGGTATAACCGGTGTGGAGGATAATTTGTTAATAtccctttaaaatacaaatacatatactccttgaaaaagtaaaacataatggaagagaatagaCTTCAGAGCCAAGGTGTTTGGCACTGCCACCTGCTctctgaccttgggcaggttgctTAACCcctatgtgcctcagtttcctcattctttaaaaaatatatatatgtatgtatatattcatacatatatataacagtACCTTCCTCACAGGATTGTTAAGAAGGTTAAATACATAGGTTAATATATGTAGTGTGGTTAGATCAATGTCTGCCTTATAGCCAACACTATATAATTGTTagcaaagattatttttatttgatccaATACATCACATTCCTAGGAATTTTTCCTAGTTATATATGTGCAGTTTTGAAATAACTCTTGTACAAGATTCATTTCAGCCTTTTTTCAGAGAAAGATTGGAAACTACCCAGATATCTATCACATGGGTAATACTGAAATTATAGTACATCCAAAGAATAAAGTACACTGTAGCtgttaaaagataataataataatgaggatgTTCTCCATGAACGGTTTTGGACAACTTACCagagtttttttattattaagggAAAAATCAAAGGTACAGAACAATGCACACAGTGTAAAAAAGTGAGGAAGGATAAAGCTCTGTGTTTCATTAGGTATGCATAAAAAACTGGAAGGATATGCTGGTGATTAATTGTGAAGGGTGGACAGGGATGAGAGCACAGCCTTCCATTTGATACCcttttatagcttttttaaaatgattttatttatttatttgacaggggtgGGCaatataagcaggaggagtgggagagggagaagcagtcccgcccccaccccacagtagggagcccaatgcagggctccatctcaggaccctgtacTCTGGACCTGAGCCAGTggtagacgcttaacgactgagcctcgCAGGAGCGCTATAGTTCTTAATGGATTCACAAGACAACATTTTGTAGTAACTTGTAACTTCACGCCCACTGACCGCTCAGGGTCACCTAAATTGCCTTCTTTGCTTGTAAATAATGGCTCAGAGCAGAACCATCCGTTTCTAAATTAAACTGCCCCAcaattatttttgccatttttcatcTGTACCATGTGCATTTTTCATCTGTTGATCGTACATTAGAACGCCCTGGGAAAATCACCTTGGAATCCAGGAGATCTCTATCACGGGACGTGTGAAGGAAGGCCGGGTCCTACTGATATAAAACCCAAAACACACTAGAGGGCGCCTAAGTATCACCGTCAGCCAGTGACTTTGCTGCTGAACATTCAGgaccttctttttttattcatgagTTGTTCAGGGTTTGTCTGAAACTCATTAGTTAGAATTTGAGTCCATTTCTGAGCTACCATTAAAAGACATTTGTGTCTTGAAAAAGGAGCTAGCTTTCTATCTTGATTCCAATGTGACTTTGAAGACCGATGAAGGGTCCTTTAGACCTGTTATTCTTCTCTTGGAAATTACAGATactttatgaaaacaaatatagAAAGGTTACTCGGTCCCCTATAGTCTTCCAGACAAAATGAAGCGCTATCAAGAATCCACTACCCAgcgccgcctgggtggctcagtgggtgaaagcctctgcctttggctcaggtcatgatcccagggtcctgggatcaggccccacatcgggctctctgctcctcagggagcctgcttcctcctctctatgcctgctctgcctgcttgtgatctctgtcaaataaatatataaaatcttaaaaaaaaaaatccactacccattttggggcacctgggtggctcagtcgtttagtgcctgcctttggcttaagtcacaAGCCCATGGTGCTGGCATTGGgctgggctccttgcccagcctgcttgtattccctcccttaccatctctaataaataaaatcttgaaaaaaaaaaaaaaaaaagaaagaaatccactACCCATTTTAAGATCAATGTACATTCATGGCTCTTGCTGGGACAGCAGGTCAGTCAGCCGACAGACCTTTATTAAGCACCAGCTATGTGCTCGGGGCTCAATGCTAGGGAGGTACCAGAGAACATCTCTGAGGAGATGTCATTCAAGTTGAGACGTGAAcagacaaggaagagaaaactgtGGAAGCTCTGGGGGACAGGTTTGGTCTGTGCCCCCCTGTGGCAGCAGCCCTCCCCCCTAGGGACAACACAAtgttacaggagaaaaaaataaaaccaaaacaaagcactAATTTGGAAGTCACAATCACAGGTTATATCCTGGCTCTTCAGCGAACTACGTGGTAGCACTTCCTAGATATTTGAGCAAGAGACTCTTTAAGACTGATATTCTTTATTATATGGGGTCAATTCCTGCCTTGGAGGCCTACtagaaaaaattatacaaagcTCTTGACACGTGGCAGACAGTATAGGGAAGCTACTGTCAACACTGGGCATTCTCAAGCTATGGCTTTCTCTCAAGctatgggaagagaaaggaaccacTCAGAGTAGGaccttatagattttttttttccttttttcaggtCATAGTGCCTCAAAGTAAAAGGGATAGCACTTcaggtagaatttaaaaattgtaccTAAAAGGGTAGCATTTCAATGCCCTAGTAGCCCAATCTATGGTAGGACTCTCAGAGAACTCAGAAAACACACGTTACACTTGCCATGTTGTGGGTCAGATTCAAACTCTCAGAGTGGTACACAAGGCTCTCCGAGTCCTAGCCCCTTCTGCTACTTCAGCCATTTCCTTTGtcatctccccccgcccccggccccgcctcccTACCACCCCTAGCATCCTCTGGGAACTCACAGTCAGCATCTCCCCTGCGTTTCTGGTCATGCTGATGGACCACTCTTCCTTGTCTTGTTTGTTTGGGAAAACCTTACCCTCCCTCTTGAgatgactgagctacccactgCTCTCGTTTTCTGTAGTTTTAGATTTAGTAAAACTTTTGGTTGTCTATAAAATTAAGCTGTACATTTCACTGATgatctttttctaatttgtttagaaatggaattttttttttttttttagaattcttccGGTTTGGGTGgtactttttttatatatattttatttatttatttgacagagagaaatctcaagtaggcagagaggcaggcagagagagactgggggaagcaggctccctgctgagcagagagcccgatgcggggctcaatcccaggaccctgaaatcatgacctgagccgaaggcggacgcttaacccactgagccacccaggcaccccctgggtATTTTTGAGTCTCACCTCTATCATACTCATAAAAGTTATTCTTCTATAGAGTAAGAGCTctgtatcattgattttttttttcttttgccctgtATGACCATGACAAGAGCACTTACTTAGGACAGCATAATTCAAATTGAACTTCATGGTTTTTTCCCAGCATAACGCATTTCCTCAGGCATCTGTCTGTGTGCACTGATCAGCACTTGGTTTAGCTACGAATTGTGTGATCTATGGAGTGTCACTCCATTCAGTCAACATTACTAACGAGGGATCCATGAAAAGGAAACTTTCCTCGTAACTAAAGCCTGCCCTTTCAGAAACCAGAACCTTAACCTGAGCCATCATTTCCCAGGTCAGCTTTCACCAACGTGCTGGAGGGCCTGACAGGCTGGTGCTAGCTTAGCTGGGGCCATGGCACTTGGCTCTGTGGTAATGTCCCTGGCTGTGGCAATGGGAAGAAGGATGCTCTGCTTCTTCCCTGAATGCCCCAGACTGCTAGGGGTCTGCAGTCGTTTTTGCTGCTGTCAGTGTATCTGCTGTTAAGTATCTCCCGCCCTCGTAGGAAGCAGCCATATTGGGAGTCAGTacaaggctgcctgggtggctcagtcaattaagtgtccaactctt
This DNA window, taken from Lutra lutra chromosome 10, mLutLut1.2, whole genome shotgun sequence, encodes the following:
- the JHY gene encoding jhy protein homolog isoform X3; protein product: MSHSKLIPKLSIQSPVHHTNLKIQSTEPPFQKDLHLISKDSLESDSGSFTQESKSQLEDQIRDNNMEPDSLEEESLSETEEEASRKVARKNGRENLHPRSNGMDNSQQPVEDKYSDLRYDPNWKSKKEERKLLTMDALPESVDSSSENLNPDPLYPSKETSMELSGEKGEPKSSPQSVASLLGSEFLSPNYERGAHRSQPFSELSDSDLVEKSSNLSRYLKSSSSHHEVFLPGSRGRRRRKSKQYFVEKNKLTLGLPTPKTDSYLQLHNKKRGDILPEQISYPISVTDKTSIQNAKESENAAINPEDQWHQRAQQLKVFSYV